A genome region from Gossypium hirsutum isolate 1008001.06 chromosome A04, Gossypium_hirsutum_v2.1, whole genome shotgun sequence includes the following:
- the LOC107948879 gene encoding RING-H2 finger protein ATL33: protein MENSPTVIMSQPPPPPPFFVSSPPDFQPDNTTNSTIISSPPPLPFSSSPQIYPLTDQNASTVTIVTINQPPPFPDSPRSIDLSPLEFILALMAVITIPALIYSFFFAVKCPPWSSGERHHDSPEDLPGDNHGSSTVVEITERRREPVSGVKYRKETHSKEIGNECPVCLSVFADGEEVKQLSGCKHSFHTTCIDLWLNNHNNCPICRASVAVKRPNNNRTPPPGSGSTRYSDHHQGLPDAASLV, encoded by the coding sequence ATGGAGAACTCACCAACCGTTATCATGTCACAACCACCGCCGCCGCCGCCGTTCTTTGTGTCTTCGCCACCGGATTTCCAGCCTGACAACACGACTAACAGCACTATTATAAGCTCACCTCCCCCATTACCTTTCTCTTCATCACCCCAAATATACCCTCTTACAGATCAAAACGCATCCACTGTTACTATAGTGACAATCAATCAACCCCCACCTTTCCCTGATTCACCGAGAAGCATTGATTTATCCCCTCTTGAATTCATTCTCGCTCTTATGGCTGTCATAACTATCCCCGCTTTAATCTACTCTTTCTTTTTCGCCGTCAAGTGCCCTCCTTGGTCTTCCGGAGAGCGTCATCACGACAGCCCCGAAGACCTTCCCGGTGACAACCATGGGAGTAGTACTGTTGTTGAAATAACCGAGAGGAGGAGGGAGCCTGTTTCAGGTGTCAAGTACCGAAAAGAGACTCATTCTAAAGAAATCGGGAATGAGTGTCCCGTTTGTTTATCAGTGTTTGCAGATGGGGAAGAAGTAAAGCAATTGAGTGGATGCAAGCACTCGTTTCATACTACTTGCATTGATTTGTGGCTTAACAATCATAACAATTGCCCAATTTGCCGGGCTTCTGTTGCTGTAAAGAGGCCAAACAACAACCGTACGCCGCCGCCTGGTTCAGGCTCAACTAGATATAGTGATCACCATCAAGGCTTGCCAGATGCAGCCagtttggtttaa